The proteins below are encoded in one region of Manis javanica isolate MJ-LG chromosome 8, MJ_LKY, whole genome shotgun sequence:
- the BMF gene encoding LOW QUALITY PROTEIN: bcl-2-modifying factor (The sequence of the model RefSeq protein was modified relative to this genomic sequence to represent the inferred CDS: inserted 3 bases in 2 codons), whose translation MPRAGVFWKQYRAVLSGLLLRPXPPAAAAAPACASRLPLRPAGLSPSFPIESGRQXPRVLVTLDPGAEPWHHDSEAETLSWSHPGEMEPPQCVEELEDDVFQPEDGEPEAQPGRLLSADLFAQSQLDCPLSRLQLFPLTHCCGPGLRPASQEDKATQTLSPASPSQGVMLPCGVTEEPQRLFYGNAGYRLPLPAGFPAGLPFGEQSPEGQWQHRAEVQIARKLQCIADQFHRLHMQQHQQNRNRVWWQILLFLHNLALNADENRNGAGPR comes from the exons ATGCCCCGAGCGGGCGTATTTTGGAAACAATACCGCGCGGTGCTGAGTGGCCTCCTCCTGCGCCC CCCGCCAGCTGCAGCCGCCGCCCCTGCCTGCGCCTCCCGCCTCCCGCTGCGGCCCG CTGGGCTTTCCCCCTCCTTCCCAATTGAGTCTGGGCGAC GCCCCCGAGTGCTGGTCACGCTGGACCCTGGCGCGGAGCCCTGGCATCACGACTCGGAGGCTGAGACTCTCTCCTGGAGTCACCCAG GGGAGATGGAGCCGCCCCAGTGTGTGGAGGAGCTGGAGGATGATGTGTTCCAGCCAGAGGATGGGGAGCCAGAGGCCCAGCCAGGGCGCTTGCTCTCTGCTGACCTGTTTGCCCAGAGCCAGCTGGACTGTCCCCTCAGCCGTCTGCAGCTCTTCCCCCTCACCCACTGCTGTGGCCCTGGGCTTCGACCCGCCAGCCAGGAAGACAAAGCCACCCAGACCCTCAGTCCAGCCTCCCCAAGCCAGGGTGTCATGCTGCCTTGTGGGGTGACCGAGGAACCCCAGCGACTCTTTTATG GCAATGCTGGCTACCGGCTCCCTCTCCCTGCGGGTTTCCCTGCAGGCTTGCCCTTCGGTGAGCAGTCCCCCGAAGGACAGTGGCAGCATCGAGCAGAGGTACAGATTGCCCGAAAACTTCAGTGCATTGCAGACCAGTTCCATCGGCTTCATATGCAGCAG cacCAGCAGAACCGAAATCGCGTGTGGTGGCAGATCCTGCTCTTCCTACACAACCTCGCTTTGAATGCAGACGAGAACAGGAATGGGGCAGGCCCCAGGTGA